One Numenius arquata chromosome 9, bNumArq3.hap1.1, whole genome shotgun sequence DNA window includes the following coding sequences:
- the CLDN1 gene encoding claudin-1, whose amino-acid sequence MASGGLQLLGFVLAFLGWIGIIISTAMPQWKMASYAGDNIVTAQALYEGLWMSCAMQSTGQIQCKVYDSLLKLESSLQATRALMVAAILLGLVAVFVAVTGMKCMKCMEDDQVKKMRMAVFGGVIFIIAGLAALVATSWYGNRVARAFYDPFTPVNTRFEFGSALFIGWAAASLAILGGAFLCCSCPRRETSYPPTRGYPKNAPSTGKDYV is encoded by the exons ATGGCCAGCGGGGGATTGCAACTCCTGGGCTTCGTGCTGGCCTTCCTGGGCTGGATCGGCATCATCATCAGCACCGCCATGCCCCAGTGGAAGATGGCATCCTACGCGGGGGACAACATCGTCACGGCCCAGGCGCTCTACGAGGGGCTGTGGATGTCGTGCGCCATGCAGAGCACGGGGCAGATCCAGTGCAAGGTGTACGACTCGCTGCTCAAGCTGGAAA GCAGTCTGCAGGCCACACGGGCTTTGATGGTGGCGGCAATACTCTTGGGCCTTGTTGCTGTATTTGTTGCTGTGACTGGCATGAAATGCATGAAGTGTATGGAAGATGACCAGGTGAAGAAGATGCGGATGGCTGTCTTCGGTGGGGTGATCTTCATCATTGCAG GTTTGGCAGCATTGGTGGCCACATCATGGTATGGCAACCGAGTGGCTCGGGCCTTTTATGATCCTTTCACCCCAGTCAACACCAG ATTTGAATTTGGATCAGCTCTCTTCATAGGCTGGGCAGCTGCTTCTCTGGCCATTCTGGGGGGGgccttcctctgctgctcctgtccACGGAGAGAAACATCGTATCCACCCACCCGAGGCTATCCAAAAAATGCCCCCTCCACAGGGAAGGATTATGTATAA